TTTGTCTCCATTCTGGTGCATGAGCTCGGGCATGCATTGACGGCACGACACTTTGGCTGGCCTCCGGAAATTGTCCTGTATCACTTCGGTGGACTGGCCATGTTTCAACCGTATTCCGGGATGACAACCCGCCGCTCGATTATCGTGTCTGCCGCAGGGCCGTTTGCTGGCTTTGCGTTGCTGGGCGCGGTCATGTTTTTTAAGATGATCTCAGTCAAGTTTGGCTTGTGGGATCAGTTCAGCCCTGAAGGACGAGATTATGTGAGAGCCACATTTTACTTCCTGTATTTCATCAACCTGTATTGGGGGTTAATCAATCTCGCCCCGGTGCTGCCGCTGGATGGGGGGCATATTTGCGAAGATATCTGCAAAGCAGTCAAACGCTATCGCGGTGATGTCCTGGCGCTGCAGATCTCAATGGTGGTTGCGGGGCTGCTGGCCTTCTATTTTTTCAAGCAGCAGTTGCGTTTTGCCGGCATCATGTTTGCTCTGTTCGCCTTCTTCAATTTTCAGGCGTACCAGCAGCGTAATAGTACCTGGTAACAGAAACTCTGCCTGATTCTTAGAATCCTAAGCCATCACCGTTGAGTTCGGCCGTTTTGACCGTCCCATCTGTGATGTTGAACATACCGGGATAAGACCGCGTCCATTTTTTATTCGGTCCCGGGCAGTACTGTCGTCCATTGCCTTCAATCGCAGCGATTGTCGGAATGCGGGCCGCCAGACTGGCAGAATGCAGGAATGAATAACCGCAGCAGGTCAGGTCCTGAACGCAAAGGAACATATCAAACTTCTGGGCCGCGGCACCCAGGAACAGCGATTCGGTTTGGCCTTTGCAGGCTTTCAGAGCAACACCCGAGTAACCGAGTTCGCGGCTGAGCAGTAACGATTCATAATCCACCAGCGATTCATCGATCACCACCGGTTTGATCTTGGCCGCTTCGTGCATTTTATTTTCAGGGTTGGCTTTGAGGTCGCGGTTGGTTGGTTGTTCGATGTACTGTACCCGGTCGAAGGCAGCCGGTGTCTGCTCACGGATTTTGTTCAGAAAATCGAGTACGTAGTCTACGTTTTCACATTTCTCATTGAAATCCAATGAATAGCACCAGGTATCCTGTCCGCGTTCGGCCTGCGCTTTGGCTGCTTCGTTTTCGACAGCAACCACGCGGCTGACATCCCAATCCATGTTATCACCGGATAGTTTGATCTTCAGGTGAGTCAAGCCGTCGGCTTTAATCCACTCGCCCAGGGTTTCCGGCAGTCCGTCATTAATACGTTCGCTGATGTCCGCTTCGGTAATCGGATCGAGCGCGCCTACCAGATGGTATAACGGTAGATTCGGTTTGGGATCGCGAAGCGTGTATTGATCCAAATATTCCCCCTTGAATTGATCATCCAGATACTCTGCCAGATCGTGAGTCATATATTCTGAAGAGAGGCCATTGTAGCTGTTGATATGATTCGCTCGCCCAAATCCATCATGAATGGCTGCATCCAGAGGGCTTGAAGCAACGAGTTGCGCCAACTCGGGAATTTCTTCCTCCAAGCCCAGACGTTTCGACAGTTTCTTGGCCATGAAGTGATATTCAGCCGAAATATGGTACATCAGATCGATCGGATGCGCGACTTCCGGACAGATATTGGCAATCTCCACTGCCTCCTCCAGAAATTCAATCATCGCTTTCAACGCGTCTTCCGGACTGACGACCGAGGAGGGCCAGGCCCAGATATTTCCGGCCGGCATGCTGCCAATTCCGATACCCTGTTTTCCATTGCGTGTTTCAACGATGACTTCCACATTCAATAGCGTACTGCTATCCATCACCCGCCCACCGAATTTCAGGGGGGTCCGAAAAGGAACTTCTTCGGTTGAAAATTTTGCCTCAACAATTTTGATATCTGTTGACTTGGGCATCGGTCTAAAATTATTCCTTCATGTAAACTGATAAAACAGTGAGACAGTTCAACTGTGTTTTATATGTCGTCTTGGAGAATACCAATACTAAACTCGATTTTATAACCAATGAGTTCAATCTTCAAGAAACGAACCCGATTCATTCCGGCTTGAGAAAAAACCTGTAAAAAACTGGTTTTCCGATGTCTTTACAGGCCAGAGCTTGCTAAAGGCGCTGGAAGCGGTCTTATCCTGGCAGGCTTGAAGATCAAAGTGCCGCTCAAACCAGGCAATTCGATCAGCCAGTGATTTCAAGCAGGACTCATGGTTCTCCCCTACTCCATAAATAGTACAGACAGGTGAACCGGCTGGGATGGCTGTTCCTGCGCAGGGGATGTCTCCACATTCTGGAATATGATAACGAGGTCGAAAATCCAGTCGATTCCCAACGGTTTGAGAGGAGACGGAATCCCGACTGGCATACAAAATGCCTTTGGAAATGTAGGGTAACGGCTGTTTTTCTGCTCTCTCAACGCACTTTTGAAGTTTTGGGGCGGTCGTTGTGTCAATTTGATGTTCCTCAAAAGACCGGCAAGCAGTCAGATGCCAGTCGAGGAGTGGCGTGCGGTGTTGCAGTTCCAGAAGTTCCGTAAGTGCCGTATAACGCGGATTAACTTCATTCAACCAAAGCGAATCGGTCTGTGTGGGGTCCAGCAGCAGGTCGCAGCCGAAGATCCCCTGGATTTCACAGCTTTCGGCTACGGTTCTCCCCAGTTCTTCCAGTGGATTTCGCAAAGGGGCAAGAGCGGGAGAGACAG
This genomic interval from Gimesia alba contains the following:
- a CDS encoding ATP-grasp domain-containing protein translates to MNQQNPFDNSGKPRLLIVGASTRAAAFSAVRAGWQPVCVDQYADQDLREIAEVIPKTEAPAHWIESLYQFPTLDWIYTGGMENHPDLIEQINQKHRLRGCGPESLYRARDPFYLERLLKDKPIQAVPCRPVGFIPDDNTRWLHKPLKGAGGMGIRFLDSISPDIVINGDCYLQRYQPGIPLSALFIAFRQTTVLIGVCLQLIGNAALNAEAFQFCGGMTVSPALAPLRNPLEELGRTVAESCEIQGIFGCDLLLDPTQTDSLWLNEVNPRYTALTELLELQHRTPLLDWHLTACRSFEEHQIDTTTAPKLQKCVERAEKQPLPYISKGILYASRDSVSSQTVGNRLDFRPRYHIPECGDIPCAGTAIPAGSPVCTIYGVGENHESCLKSLADRIAWFERHFDLQACQDKTASSAFSKLWPVKTSENQFFTGFFSSRNESGSFLED
- a CDS encoding site-2 protease family protein translates to MLGNVAPTEFDLRFSMFGIPVRVHPLFWAVSAFMGWNPNDIKMTLIWIACVFVSILVHELGHALTARHFGWPPEIVLYHFGGLAMFQPYSGMTTRRSIIVSAAGPFAGFALLGAVMFFKMISVKFGLWDQFSPEGRDYVRATFYFLYFINLYWGLINLAPVLPLDGGHICEDICKAVKRYRGDVLALQISMVVAGLLAFYFFKQQLRFAGIMFALFAFFNFQAYQQRNSTW
- a CDS encoding enolase C-terminal domain-like protein yields the protein MPKSTDIKIVEAKFSTEEVPFRTPLKFGGRVMDSSTLLNVEVIVETRNGKQGIGIGSMPAGNIWAWPSSVVSPEDALKAMIEFLEEAVEIANICPEVAHPIDLMYHISAEYHFMAKKLSKRLGLEEEIPELAQLVASSPLDAAIHDGFGRANHINSYNGLSSEYMTHDLAEYLDDQFKGEYLDQYTLRDPKPNLPLYHLVGALDPITEADISERINDGLPETLGEWIKADGLTHLKIKLSGDNMDWDVSRVVAVENEAAKAQAERGQDTWCYSLDFNEKCENVDYVLDFLNKIREQTPAAFDRVQYIEQPTNRDLKANPENKMHEAAKIKPVVIDESLVDYESLLLSRELGYSGVALKACKGQTESLFLGAAAQKFDMFLCVQDLTCCGYSFLHSASLAARIPTIAAIEGNGRQYCPGPNKKWTRSYPGMFNITDGTVKTAELNGDGLGF